A stretch of Meiothermus sp. Pnk-1 DNA encodes these proteins:
- a CDS encoding integrase core domain-containing protein, with protein ARASVEAFVFEVYNRKRPHSALGYLTPEAFVDSLLKGGGSPD; from the coding sequence GCGCGGGCGTCGGTGGAGGCGTTCGTCTTTGAGGTGTACAACCGCAAGCGTCCGCACTCGGCCTTGGGGTACCTGACGCCTGAAGCTTTTGTGGACAGCCTGTTGAAAGGGGGTGGGAGCCCTGACTAA